The nucleotide window ATCAAAGTCGGTGCCCAGAATATGTCATGGGAAGTATCCGGAGCATTTACAGGTGAAGTATCTCCGATGCAGATTCGTGACACGGGATGCAGCTTTGTGATTCTCGGCCATTCAGAGAGACGGCACATTTTTGGCGAAACAGATGAAATGATCAATAACAAGATCAAACGTGCTGTTGATGAGGGGCTTAATATCATACTTTGTGTCGGAGAAAAACTAAAGCAGCGTGAGGATGGAAAAACAGAAGATGTGATAGATGCCCAGCTGAATGGCGGATTAAAAGATATAGATGTTGATAAAATGGACAGAATAACAATTGCTTACGAACCTGTTTGGGCAATAGGAACAGGAAAAACAGCAACTCCTGAGATGGCTCAGGCAGTACATGCATTTATAAGAAACTGGCTTAATGATGTGTATGGAAGCGGTGCGGCAAATGATGTTCGTATCCAGTACGGAGGCAGCGTTAAGCCGGAAAACAGCGCTTCCCTTATGGTGCAGAATGATATTGACGGCGCACTTATAGGCGGAGCAAGCCTTGATGCTGAAAAATTTGCAGAAATTGTTTATTCTGCATCAGGCAATAAAGAGGAGTAGCAATATGGCAGCATTTTTATCAGTAATACATGTTTTAGTGGCGCTTTTTTTAATAGTAAGCATTATGCTCCAATCATCCAAAGGCGGAGGATTGGCTGGAATGTTTGGCGGCGGTGGGGGCTCGGGTGCTGTATTCGGCGGCAGAGGAGCCGGATCCTTCCTT belongs to bacterium and includes:
- a CDS encoding triose-phosphate isomerase; its protein translation is MRIPLIVGNWKMNMTGSQVSNLLEELKTRIDPDVPVDVGVVPSFPYLSLAAELLVGSNIKVGAQNMSWEVSGAFTGEVSPMQIRDTGCSFVILGHSERRHIFGETDEMINNKIKRAVDEGLNIILCVGEKLKQREDGKTEDVIDAQLNGGLKDIDVDKMDRITIAYEPVWAIGTGKTATPEMAQAVHAFIRNWLNDVYGSGAANDVRIQYGGSVKPENSASLMVQNDIDGALIGGASLDAEKFAEIVYSASGNKEE